One region of Aurantimonas sp. HBX-1 genomic DNA includes:
- a CDS encoding efflux RND transporter periplasmic adaptor subunit, with product MKQIVSRRLLWSASLAVAIAAGATTAALNETDRATAGEAVALAPEAVKVPVFQVTPRSVTLWRDYSGRLEAVDRVEIRPRVGGAIQSYHFREGALVKKGDLIATIDQAPYQAAVARARADVEAAEAEVRLASLEVGRAEQLVTSRTVSQSTLDQRSSAADQAVASADAAKAALRTAELDLGYTEVRSPIDGRIGQIEVTAGNLVAAGLSSAVLTTVVSVDPIYAGFDVSAGDVAEILSALPEQDGPLPAYGDIPVEVQRFDSTGAKAAVRGHVQLIGNEVDPQSGTLRIRAALDNPKGALIPGEFVRIRLGQPKPQDRLLISERAVGTDQDRKYVLVVGADKTVEYRTIRLGASVDGLRVVEDGLKPGEQIVVEGIQSLTPGTLVDPEPVALASAD from the coding sequence ATGAAACAGATAGTCTCTCGGCGGCTCCTCTGGAGCGCGAGCCTGGCGGTCGCCATTGCGGCGGGCGCGACGACGGCGGCCTTGAACGAGACCGACCGCGCCACCGCCGGTGAAGCGGTCGCCCTGGCGCCCGAAGCGGTCAAGGTTCCGGTCTTCCAGGTGACACCACGATCGGTGACGCTCTGGCGTGACTATTCCGGGCGGCTGGAAGCGGTCGACCGGGTCGAGATCCGGCCCCGCGTCGGCGGCGCGATCCAGTCGTACCATTTCCGCGAAGGCGCGCTCGTGAAGAAGGGCGATCTCATCGCGACCATCGACCAGGCGCCGTATCAGGCAGCCGTCGCCCGTGCGCGCGCCGATGTCGAGGCGGCCGAGGCGGAGGTCAGGCTCGCGTCGCTGGAGGTCGGCCGAGCCGAGCAGCTGGTGACCTCGCGTACCGTCTCGCAGAGCACGCTCGACCAGCGCTCCAGCGCCGCCGACCAGGCGGTCGCCAGCGCCGACGCGGCAAAGGCGGCGCTGAGGACCGCCGAACTCGACCTCGGCTACACCGAGGTCCGGTCCCCGATCGACGGCCGGATCGGCCAGATCGAGGTGACGGCGGGCAATCTCGTGGCGGCGGGGCTCTCCTCCGCCGTGCTGACGACGGTGGTCTCTGTCGACCCGATCTATGCCGGGTTCGACGTCAGTGCCGGCGACGTCGCCGAGATCCTGTCCGCCCTGCCGGAGCAGGACGGCCCGCTGCCCGCCTATGGCGACATCCCGGTCGAGGTGCAGCGCTTCGATTCCACGGGGGCCAAGGCGGCCGTGCGGGGCCATGTCCAGCTCATCGGCAACGAGGTCGATCCGCAGAGCGGCACCTTGCGGATCCGGGCCGCGCTCGACAATCCGAAGGGTGCGCTCATCCCCGGCGAATTCGTCCGCATCCGCCTCGGACAGCCCAAGCCGCAGGACAGGCTGCTGATCAGCGAGCGGGCCGTCGGCACCGACCAGGACCGCAAATACGTGCTGGTCGTCGGCGCGGACAAGACGGTCGAGTATCGCACGATCCGGCTGGGTGCCTCGGTCGACGGGCTGCGGGTCGTCGAAGACGGCCTGAAGCCCGGCGAGCAGATCGTCGTCGAGGGGATCCAGTCCCTGACGCCCGGCACCCTCGTCGATCCCGAACCCGTCGCGCTGGCCTCCGCCGATTAG